In Desulfobacter hydrogenophilus, the genomic stretch CCCGGTCTTAAAAATATGACCAGAGGATTCATCCCATAAAATATCCAGATCTCCACCGTCCAGATGGACACGCACCTGTCGCCCTACCCATCCCGTCAGATGAGCGGCCGTAACGGCAGCACAGGCCCCGGTACCGCAGGCAAGGGTTACCCCGGCCCCGCGTTCCCACACCCGCATTTTTATTTGGCTGTCAGAGATGACTTCAATGAACTCCACATTGGTTTTTTCAGGAAAACGGGGGTGATTTTCCACCATGGGACCAACAACTTCAATGTCCACCAGTGACAAATCATTCACAAAGATCACCGCATGGGGGTTCCCCATGGAGACACAGGAAACGGACATTGTGCCCTGCCCTGTTTCAATGGGCACCCCAAGGGCCATCTTTCCATCATAGACAAAAGGGATCTGTTCAGGAATAAGCCGTGGCACCCCCATATCCACGCATACGGAGACCACCTGTGCATCTTGCTTTTTTTCAATGCGGGGCACCACAGTTCCGGCCAGGGTTTGAACCTTTATTTCATCTTTGACAAGAATATTGTTCTCGTACAGATATTTGGCAAAACAGCGCATGCCGTTGCCGCACATCTCCGGTTGAGACCCGTCTGAATTGATAATAACAAACCGTATATCATGGGTATCAGAATGCCGGGCCAGAATAATGCCATCGGCACCGATGCCAAACCTCCGATGACACAGGTGCACGGCCAGATCCGAATAATCAATGTGCCCGGCAATGGTTTTGTCCCGGTCATCCAGCATAATGAAATCATTGCCGAGACCATGCATTTTCCAAAAATCTATATGCATTGTCTATCCTCTCTCTTGTTAGGCTTGGGATCAGATTAAAATCGTCCAAATATGACTTAGGATTTTAAGTCGTATTCAAGGCGCGTTACTGGGAGCATATTCGAAATATGTGTTCAGTGACGCAACGCAGAAGACGGCTTAAAAGGAAAGTCATATGGATGGTTTTATTTTGATTGCGAGCCTTAATTACTGCACTCGGGAAAGTGTATCCATAATCTTCCCACCAAGCGCCTCGACCTGCCAGTTTCGTATACCCGGAATCTGCAACAGATCGTCCGGGCTTGACGGCTTGTCCGCTGCCACCGCAGCGATCATATTGTTATTGATCAAAAATCCAGGCTCCATGGCCAGGGTTTGGGAAGCAGTCTCACGCATTTTTTTTAATGCATCAATGCGGCCAAGGACCTGGGAGTTTTTTCGGGGCATCCGGGTTCTAGGATAAGAGGGCAATTCCCGGTGGGGTAAGGCAAGGGCTGTTTGAATGGCGTTGACGCACAATTGCCCGTACATACCAGCCTGCTTAGGGCTTAGCGCTCGATGTTTCAAAACAGCCTCAACACTGGTCGGCCTGCGCTGAACCATGGTCATGATGGACTGGTTGGACATAATTTTAAAGGGTGGCAAATCCTTTTTCTCCGCCTGGGAAATCCGGACTTCCAGCAGATGCTCAAGCACAGCAAGGCTTCGGTTGTCAAGCTTACCGGCCCCCTTGAACTTTTTAAACAAGGGCCTTAAATGGTTATTTTCGTATTTCACCCTGGCCTGCAAATCAAACTCCTCTTCGGCCCAGGCCAAACGCCCGATCTTTTCAAGGCGATCCTTTAAAAGGTCATGCAGTTCCACAAGCGTCGCCACATCCCCCACACTGTAGGCAATCATATCATCTTTCAAAGGCCGTTTGGACCAATCCACCTTCTGGTACTTTTTATCCACATCTATATTAAAATAAGATTTCAAAAGTGCGCCCAGACCCCGGGCCTTAATATTTAAAAAACGGCAGGCGATCTCGGTGTCAAATAGGTTTTCAATTTCAACGGACAACTCCCGGTCAAGGCTTCTGACATCAAAGTCTGACCCATGGAACACCTTGATAATTTCTGGATTTGCAAGGATTTGAGAAAAGGGTGAGAAATCATTGATCAGAAAAGGATCCACCAGCCAGGCCTGGTCTGGGCCTGCAATCTGGATCAGGCATATCTTTTCTGAAAAACAGTGCATGGAATCGGCCTCCAGATCCACGCCGATTATCTCACAGGGTTCAAGTTTCAGGCATACTTGTGCCAAGTCTTTGTCCGTTGTTACAAACTGATAAACCACCTTAGTTTTCCCTTGATTGTTTAAAACACTTCTTTTAAGATTCTTTTTTTAAATTTAACGGCTTTTATTACAATGTTTAATCAAAAACACTTGATCATACGCTGCCTTGGAAAATAGGGCAAGGTCAGGCATGATATATAACAGGAAGTAAAAAAAATGATTCAAATAACGTTCCCGGATAATGCAGTAAAAGAATTTGACACACCTCCCACAGGCATGGATGTGGCAAAAAGCATTTCCGAAGGATTTACCCGCAACTGCGTGGCCATGGAAATAGAAGGCAAAGCCATTGATTTAGGCGCTGTCATTGAAAAGGACAGTGCGGTGAGCTTTATCACAGCCAAAGACGACAAGGGGCTGGATATCCTGCGCCACTCTTCGGCTCATGTCATGGCTGAAGCCGTACTCAACCTCTATCCGGACGCCAAGCTGACCATCGGCCCTGTGGTGGAAGATGGATTTTATTATGATATTGATATGGAACCGGTGAGCGAAGCAGACCTTGAAAAAATAGAAGCTGAGATGAAAAGGATCATCAAGGCCAAGGCAGGCTTTGAACGCCGGGTGGTCACACGGGAACAGGCCCTGGCTATTTTCGCCGACAACCCCTTTAAGGTGGAGCTGATCAATGAACTGCCCGAAGGCGAAGAAATCTCTTTGTACCAGAACGGCAAATTCGTTGATCTATGCCGCGGCCCCCATATCCCCAACACCGGTATGATCAAGGGTGTTAAACTATTAAGAACGTCCGGTGCCTACTGGCGGGCGGACCAGTCCCGGGAACAGCTCCAGCGCTTGTACGGCATCTCCTTTTTTGACAAAAAGAAACTCAACGCCTATCTGAACATGATCGAGGAAGCCAAAAAACGGGACCACAGAAAACTTGGCACCCGCCTGGATCTGTTCTCTTTCCATGACGAAGCACCGGGCATGCCTTTTTTTCACGCCAAGGGCATTGACATGTGGAATGCGCTTTTGGATTACTGGCGCATGGAGCATAAAAAAGACGGGTATGTGGAGACCAAAACCCCTGTGCTGATGACCAGAAAACTTTGGGAACAAAGCGGCCACTGGGAGAACTACCGGGAAAACATGTATACCTCCACCATTGATGACGAAGAATACGCCATCAAGCCCATGAACTGTCCCGGCGGCATGATCCTTTACAAAACAAAATCCCACTCTTACAAAGACCTGCCCCACCGGGCCGGAGAGATCGGGATGGTACACCGCCATGAATTTTCAGGCGCGTTGTCAGGCCTGTTCCGGGTCCGGGCCTTTCACCAGGATGATGCCCATATTTTTATGACCCCGGACCAGATCCAGGAAGAAGTATTAGGCGTTCTGAAACTGGCTGAACGGGTTTATGCGCGTTTTGGTTTATCCTTTCACCTGGAGCTGTCCACAAGGCCTGAAAAATCAATCGGCACGGATGAGCAGTGGGAAACTGCCACCAACGGACTTCGCAATGCCATAGAAGCCTATGGCCGAGAATTTATGATCAATGAAGGGGATGGCGCATTTTACGGTCCCAAGATAGACATCCACATCAAGGACGCTTTAGGCAGAACCTGGCAATGCGGCACGATCCAGCTGGACATGGCGCTGCCGGAACGCTTTGACCTGACTTACAAGGGCGCGGACAATGAAAAGCACCGCCCCATCATGATCCACCGGGTGATCTACGGTTCCATGGAACGGTTCTTTGGTATCCTTGTGGAGCATTTTGCCGGCAAATTTCCCCTGTGGCTGGCCCCGGTCCAGGCCGTGATCCTGCCCATCAACCAGGAACTGGCCCCCTATGCAGAAGAAATCCAGCATCTGCTGGCGGTTCATGATATCCGTTGCGACGTAGATGACAGAAACGAAACCCTTAAAAAGAAAATCAGGGAAGCCCAGTTGAACTATATTCCTTTAATCATCACCATCGGTGACAAGGAAAAGGACGACAAGGTATTGTCCGTGCGCACTTTAGACGGCAAGGTCAAGATGGGGGTCACCCACAAAGAGTTCCTGACCAAGGTCTGCACCCACATCAGCGACCGGGTCCTGGAGGGAATTAGTCTTTAATATATTAAATCATGGCTGATTTTTCCGATAAACTGGTACAGATTCTAAATTACGGCTCCCTGAACCTGGGCTTAGGCATAGGCTACGCCCTTGAAATATTTGATGTCATGGATGAAAAAGGTTCCGCCCTGACCCTTGGAGAACTTTCCGGCGCGACGGGTCTGGACATGCGTTATCTCAAGGAGTGGCTGGGCATCATGGTCACCGGCGGCATTATTGAGATGACAAAAAAGCCGGACAATGAGGACACCTTTTTCCTGCCGCCAACCCATGGGGATCTTCTGTGCAGAAGGGCCGGAAACAACAATATGGGGGTTTATACCCAAGAAATTCCCCTGCTGACCGCCTGTGCCATGGATGCCGTAA encodes the following:
- the dapF gene encoding diaminopimelate epimerase, with protein sequence MHIDFWKMHGLGNDFIMLDDRDKTIAGHIDYSDLAVHLCHRRFGIGADGIILARHSDTHDIRFVIINSDGSQPEMCGNGMRCFAKYLYENNILVKDEIKVQTLAGTVVPRIEKKQDAQVVSVCVDMGVPRLIPEQIPFVYDGKMALGVPIETGQGTMSVSCVSMGNPHAVIFVNDLSLVDIEVVGPMVENHPRFPEKTNVEFIEVISDSQIKMRVWERGAGVTLACGTGACAAVTAAHLTGWVGRQVRVHLDGGDLDILWDESSGHIFKTGPAQTVFKGTVEI
- a CDS encoding ribonuclease D is translated as MVYQFVTTDKDLAQVCLKLEPCEIIGVDLEADSMHCFSEKICLIQIAGPDQAWLVDPFLINDFSPFSQILANPEIIKVFHGSDFDVRSLDRELSVEIENLFDTEIACRFLNIKARGLGALLKSYFNIDVDKKYQKVDWSKRPLKDDMIAYSVGDVATLVELHDLLKDRLEKIGRLAWAEEEFDLQARVKYENNHLRPLFKKFKGAGKLDNRSLAVLEHLLEVRISQAEKKDLPPFKIMSNQSIMTMVQRRPTSVEAVLKHRALSPKQAGMYGQLCVNAIQTALALPHRELPSYPRTRMPRKNSQVLGRIDALKKMRETASQTLAMEPGFLINNNMIAAVAADKPSSPDDLLQIPGIRNWQVEALGGKIMDTLSRVQ
- the thrS gene encoding threonine--tRNA ligase, translated to MIQITFPDNAVKEFDTPPTGMDVAKSISEGFTRNCVAMEIEGKAIDLGAVIEKDSAVSFITAKDDKGLDILRHSSAHVMAEAVLNLYPDAKLTIGPVVEDGFYYDIDMEPVSEADLEKIEAEMKRIIKAKAGFERRVVTREQALAIFADNPFKVELINELPEGEEISLYQNGKFVDLCRGPHIPNTGMIKGVKLLRTSGAYWRADQSREQLQRLYGISFFDKKKLNAYLNMIEEAKKRDHRKLGTRLDLFSFHDEAPGMPFFHAKGIDMWNALLDYWRMEHKKDGYVETKTPVLMTRKLWEQSGHWENYRENMYTSTIDDEEYAIKPMNCPGGMILYKTKSHSYKDLPHRAGEIGMVHRHEFSGALSGLFRVRAFHQDDAHIFMTPDQIQEEVLGVLKLAERVYARFGLSFHLELSTRPEKSIGTDEQWETATNGLRNAIEAYGREFMINEGDGAFYGPKIDIHIKDALGRTWQCGTIQLDMALPERFDLTYKGADNEKHRPIMIHRVIYGSMERFFGILVEHFAGKFPLWLAPVQAVILPINQELAPYAEEIQHLLAVHDIRCDVDDRNETLKKKIREAQLNYIPLIITIGDKEKDDKVLSVRTLDGKVKMGVTHKEFLTKVCTHISDRVLEGISL